In a single window of the Dreissena polymorpha isolate Duluth1 chromosome 3, UMN_Dpol_1.0, whole genome shotgun sequence genome:
- the LOC127875311 gene encoding galectin-4-like isoform X1: MRLTITPELELPSKQGMANVIRNPATPYVGHIPGGVYDGLVIHVSGTAEHHHNGFLVGLQCGGSIDPRSECALAFNPRFNEGSVIRNSLQYGSWGAEERHGGFPFHQGQHVDIAIHVKPHHYSINVNGRHFCDYNHRVPKHQVTHITLEQGIRVNEVRFEGGHGHGHHHHSPHHHHHAPHHGHGGGIGAALGKFAGAVLSEMMNPHHAPSFPGSNPIHNPPVPFVHHIGGLYPNKMIVIHGIPFPNPSRFTVYIQQGNHHEPHEIAMCVDARFWFNNDTNTIVRNHKQGGWGSEERTVPYFPFAPNVPFEIMILVEHHHFKVAINNQHMFEFRHRLQPVAKYDTIRIDGDVRLTQVRFQG, translated from the exons ATGAGACTGACTATCACGCCAGAGTTGGAACTACCAAGCAAGCAAGGGATGGCAAACGTTATTCGAAATCCG GCAACTCCGTACGTGGGTCATATTCCTGGAGGAGTATACGATGGATTAGTTATACATGTCAGCGGCACGGCCGAGCACCACCATAACGG ATTTTTGGTGGGCTTACAATGTGGTGGAAGTATTGATCCCCGAAGTGAATGTGCCCTAGCGTTCAATCCACGTTTCAATGAAGGCTCG GTCATCCGCAACAGTTTGCAATACGGATCATGGGGCGCAGAGGAGAGACACGGTGGTTTCCCTTTCCATCAAGGGCAACACGTTGATATCGCAATACATGTCAAGCCGCATCATTATTCG ATCAACGTTAACGGCCGCCACTTCTGCGACTACAACCACCGCGTGCCCAAACACCAGGTGACTCACATAACATTGGAGCAAGGCATTCGAGTCAATGAGGTCCGTTTCGAAGGAGGTCATGGGCAT GGACATCATCACCATTCCCCGCATCACCACCATCATGCCCCACACCACGGTCACGGTGGGGGAATAGGCGCAGCCCTGGGAAAGTTTGCTGGAGCGGTATTGAGTGAAATGATGAATCCACATCAT GCACCGAGTTTTCCTGGTTCTAATCCAATACATAATCCT CCCGTTCCGTTTGTTCATCATATCGGCGGTCTATATCCCAACAAGATGATTGTCATCCACGGCATTCCGTTTCCTAATCCGTCCAG gTTCACCGTGTACATCCAACAAGGCAATCACCATGAGCCCCACGAAATTGCGATGTGCGTGGATGCCAGATTTTGGTTCAACAATGACACCAATACCATAGTTCGCAACCACAAGCAGGGAGGCTGGGGTTCCGAGGAGAGGACGGTGCCTTACTTTCCGTTTGCACCGAACGTTCCGTTCGAAATTATGATATTAGTTGAGCATCATCACTTCAAG GTTGCCATAAACAACCAGCATATGTTTGAGTTCCGCCATCGACTGCAGCCCGTCGCTAAGTACGACACGATCAGAATCGACGGCGATGTGCGTCTGACCCAAGTTCGCTTTCAAGGATGA
- the LOC127875311 gene encoding galectin-6-like isoform X2 codes for MRLTITPELELPSKQGMANVIRNPATPYVGHIPGGVYDGLVIHVSGTAEHHHNGFLVGLQCGGSIDPRSECALAFNPRFNEGSVIRNSLQYGSWGAEERHGGFPFHQGQHVDIAIHVKPHHYSINVNGRHFCDYNHRVPKHQVTHITLEQGIRVNEVRFEGGHGHAPSFPGSNPIHNPPVPFVHHIGGLYPNKMIVIHGIPFPNPSRFTVYIQQGNHHEPHEIAMCVDARFWFNNDTNTIVRNHKQGGWGSEERTVPYFPFAPNVPFEIMILVEHHHFKVAINNQHMFEFRHRLQPVAKYDTIRIDGDVRLTQVRFQG; via the exons ATGAGACTGACTATCACGCCAGAGTTGGAACTACCAAGCAAGCAAGGGATGGCAAACGTTATTCGAAATCCG GCAACTCCGTACGTGGGTCATATTCCTGGAGGAGTATACGATGGATTAGTTATACATGTCAGCGGCACGGCCGAGCACCACCATAACGG ATTTTTGGTGGGCTTACAATGTGGTGGAAGTATTGATCCCCGAAGTGAATGTGCCCTAGCGTTCAATCCACGTTTCAATGAAGGCTCG GTCATCCGCAACAGTTTGCAATACGGATCATGGGGCGCAGAGGAGAGACACGGTGGTTTCCCTTTCCATCAAGGGCAACACGTTGATATCGCAATACATGTCAAGCCGCATCATTATTCG ATCAACGTTAACGGCCGCCACTTCTGCGACTACAACCACCGCGTGCCCAAACACCAGGTGACTCACATAACATTGGAGCAAGGCATTCGAGTCAATGAGGTCCGTTTCGAAGGAGGTCATGGGCAT GCACCGAGTTTTCCTGGTTCTAATCCAATACATAATCCT CCCGTTCCGTTTGTTCATCATATCGGCGGTCTATATCCCAACAAGATGATTGTCATCCACGGCATTCCGTTTCCTAATCCGTCCAG gTTCACCGTGTACATCCAACAAGGCAATCACCATGAGCCCCACGAAATTGCGATGTGCGTGGATGCCAGATTTTGGTTCAACAATGACACCAATACCATAGTTCGCAACCACAAGCAGGGAGGCTGGGGTTCCGAGGAGAGGACGGTGCCTTACTTTCCGTTTGCACCGAACGTTCCGTTCGAAATTATGATATTAGTTGAGCATCATCACTTCAAG GTTGCCATAAACAACCAGCATATGTTTGAGTTCCGCCATCGACTGCAGCCCGTCGCTAAGTACGACACGATCAGAATCGACGGCGATGTGCGTCTGACCCAAGTTCGCTTTCAAGGATGA